A genomic segment from Streptomyces sp. NBC_00459 encodes:
- a CDS encoding NAD(P)/FAD-dependent oxidoreductase, which produces MSSADGDSGAVGGPVNGGVSFWYAQDGLPALRAPLAGDATADVVIVGGGYTGLWTAYYLKKAAPFLRVVVLEKEFCGYGASGRNGGWLYNGIAGRDRYARVHGHEAAVRLQRAMNDTVGEVVRVAAEEGVDADIRRGGVLEVACTPAQLARLRDFHEVEVSYGEDDRELYGAEATAERVRVAGALGSSWTPHGARLHPVKLVRGLAAAVEALGVVVRERTPVTEIRAGHAVTPYGTVRAPYVLRCTEGFTASLRGQRRTWLPMNSSMIATEPLTDEQWESVGWEGREALGDMAHAYMYAQRTEDGRIALGGRGVPYRFGSRTDNDGRTQAATVEALREILVRFFPSLGDVRIAHAWSGVLGVPRDWCATVTLDRSTGLGWAGGYVGSGVATANLAARTLRDLVQLDSGQAGRTELTGLPWVGHRVRKWEPEPLRWLGVRGMYATYRAADRRESAGGGERSSRLARVADRVAGR; this is translated from the coding sequence CGGGTGCGGTCGGTGGGCCTGTCAACGGCGGGGTTTCGTTCTGGTACGCGCAGGACGGTCTGCCTGCCCTGCGTGCGCCTCTCGCGGGGGACGCGACGGCGGATGTCGTGATCGTCGGGGGTGGGTACACGGGGTTGTGGACGGCGTACTACCTGAAGAAGGCGGCGCCGTTTCTCCGGGTCGTCGTGCTGGAGAAGGAGTTCTGCGGGTACGGGGCTTCCGGGCGTAACGGGGGTTGGCTGTACAACGGGATCGCGGGGCGGGACCGGTACGCGCGCGTGCATGGTCATGAGGCCGCCGTACGGCTTCAGCGGGCGATGAACGACACCGTCGGCGAAGTGGTGCGGGTGGCCGCGGAGGAGGGTGTCGACGCCGACATCCGTCGTGGGGGTGTGCTGGAAGTCGCCTGCACGCCCGCTCAGTTGGCGCGGCTGAGGGACTTCCACGAGGTGGAGGTGTCGTACGGGGAGGACGACCGCGAGTTGTACGGCGCCGAGGCGACGGCGGAGCGGGTGCGGGTGGCGGGTGCTCTGGGGTCGTCGTGGACGCCGCACGGCGCGCGGTTGCATCCGGTGAAGCTGGTCCGGGGGCTTGCCGCGGCTGTCGAGGCGTTGGGTGTTGTCGTTCGTGAACGGACGCCGGTCACGGAGATCCGGGCGGGGCACGCGGTCACGCCGTACGGGACGGTTCGGGCGCCGTATGTGCTGCGTTGCACGGAGGGCTTCACTGCCTCGTTGAGGGGGCAGCGGCGGACCTGGCTGCCGATGAACTCGTCGATGATCGCGACCGAGCCGTTGACGGACGAGCAGTGGGAGTCGGTCGGCTGGGAGGGGCGGGAGGCGCTGGGGGACATGGCGCACGCGTACATGTACGCGCAGCGGACGGAGGACGGGCGGATCGCGTTGGGTGGGCGTGGGGTGCCGTACCGGTTCGGGTCGCGGACGGACAACGACGGGCGTACGCAGGCGGCGACGGTGGAGGCGTTGCGGGAGATTCTCGTGCGGTTCTTTCCCTCGCTGGGTGATGTGCGGATCGCGCACGCGTGGTCGGGGGTGTTGGGGGTGCCGCGGGACTGGTGTGCCACGGTGACGCTGGATCGGTCGACGGGGCTGGGGTGGGCGGGGGGTTATGTCGGCTCCGGGGTCGCCACCGCCAATCTGGCGGCGCGGACGCTGCGGGATCTCGTGCAACTCGATTCGGGTCAGGCGGGGCGTACCGAGTTGACCGGTCTGCCGTGGGTGGGGCATCGGGTGCGGAAGTGGGAGCCGGAGCCGTTGCGGTGGTTGGGGGTGCGGGGGATGTACGCCACGTATCGGGCGGCGGATCGGCGGGAGTCGGCCGGGGGTGGGGAGCGGTCGTCGCGGTTGGCTCGGGTGGCGGACCGGGTGGCTGGGCGGTAG
- a CDS encoding zinc-binding dehydrogenase gives MHAIRLHTFGPAENLTYEQVQDPTPGPGQVRIAVAAAGVHLLDTALREGVQGPAPAPAQLPTIPGREVAGTVDALGEGTPHLWLGKRVVAHLGFQPGGYAELAVTDMERLHEIPAGLDFAQAVAMIGTGRTAMGILQFTDLGPDSVAVVPAAAGGIGTLLVQYARHTGATVIGLAGGPAKTALVAANGADLAVDYTDPAWPQKVRAHLGGRPATLVLDGVGGDIAREATALLSPTGQHLVFGWSAEGIHTGGPYLVENVSQQILGPAMLAKTDGPNPLRTLELRALTEAATGRLTPAVHRFPLADAATAHHALENRATTGKVVLEP, from the coding sequence ATGCACGCCATCCGCCTGCACACCTTCGGCCCCGCCGAGAACCTCACCTACGAGCAGGTCCAGGACCCGACACCCGGCCCCGGCCAGGTCCGTATCGCCGTCGCCGCAGCCGGCGTACACCTCCTCGACACAGCCCTCCGCGAGGGCGTCCAGGGCCCCGCACCCGCACCCGCCCAGCTGCCGACCATCCCCGGCCGCGAGGTCGCCGGCACCGTCGACGCCCTGGGCGAAGGCACCCCGCACCTGTGGCTCGGCAAACGCGTCGTCGCCCACCTCGGCTTCCAGCCCGGCGGATACGCCGAACTCGCCGTCACCGACATGGAACGCCTGCACGAAATCCCGGCCGGCCTCGACTTCGCCCAGGCCGTCGCAATGATCGGCACCGGGCGTACGGCGATGGGAATCCTGCAGTTCACCGACCTCGGCCCCGACTCCGTGGCCGTCGTCCCAGCCGCCGCAGGAGGCATCGGCACCCTCCTCGTCCAGTACGCCCGACACACCGGCGCCACCGTCATCGGCCTGGCCGGCGGCCCGGCCAAGACAGCCCTCGTCGCCGCGAACGGCGCCGACCTCGCCGTCGACTACACGGATCCCGCCTGGCCGCAGAAGGTCCGCGCCCACCTCGGCGGCCGACCCGCCACCCTCGTCCTCGACGGCGTGGGCGGCGACATCGCCCGCGAAGCCACAGCCCTCCTCTCCCCCACCGGACAACACCTCGTCTTCGGCTGGTCCGCCGAAGGGATCCACACCGGCGGCCCCTACCTCGTCGAGAACGTCTCCCAACAGATCCTCGGCCCGGCGATGCTCGCGAAAACAGACGGCCCCAACCCCCTCCGCACCCTGGAACTCCGCGCCCTCACCGAAGCCGCCACCGGCCGCCTGACCCCGGCCGTACACCGCTTCCCCCTGGCCGACGCGGCCACCGCCCACCACGCCCTCGAAAACCGCGCCACAACGGGCAAGGTCGTACTGGAGCCGTAA
- a CDS encoding NAD(P)-binding protein has translation MHPVRTHTRTRTRSRTPLTVVGGGFAGLTAAIAAAEAGAKVTVYEAHHTLGGRGRTAEEPYRTNEGPHALYSGGPHWTWLTRRDLIGPLAPLPPLEAARFHFRHQGALRRTPPLAMLKLLRHSAQQAPVDVDFMTWATEQAGERGARAAAHYSAVALFHHDPGTLSAAFVQERLRRAAALPPEAHYPRGGWASVIDRMAARAWNLGVRMETLSRVDTLPKDTPVIVATSLDAARRLLRDDTLTWPGTRTVLLDLALRTRRGDPFVVSDLDAPGWLERFTAQDRTLAPAGEQLLQGQFPIGPHASRAEGIARAEQLLDLAFDGWRDRVTWRREATANGRTGAVDHPGTSWRDRPAIQRGNGVYLAGDQVAAPGVLAEVSFNSALTAVSLALALDTRRNHDRLDPPNPLDLKHA, from the coding sequence ATGCACCCGGTCCGTACTCACACCCGAACCCGAACCCGTAGCCGCACCCCGCTCACCGTCGTCGGCGGCGGCTTCGCCGGCCTCACCGCCGCCATCGCCGCCGCCGAGGCGGGCGCCAAGGTCACCGTGTACGAGGCCCATCACACCCTCGGCGGCCGGGGCCGCACCGCCGAGGAGCCGTACCGCACCAACGAGGGCCCGCACGCCCTCTACAGCGGCGGCCCGCACTGGACCTGGCTCACCCGACGCGACCTGATCGGCCCCCTCGCCCCGCTCCCGCCCCTCGAAGCCGCCCGCTTCCACTTCCGCCACCAGGGCGCCCTGCGCCGCACCCCACCCCTCGCGATGCTGAAGCTGCTCCGCCACAGCGCCCAACAGGCGCCCGTGGACGTCGACTTCATGACCTGGGCCACCGAGCAGGCGGGCGAAAGAGGCGCCCGGGCCGCCGCGCACTACTCAGCCGTCGCCCTCTTCCACCACGACCCCGGCACCCTGTCCGCGGCCTTCGTGCAGGAGCGGCTGCGCCGCGCCGCCGCCCTCCCGCCCGAGGCCCACTACCCGCGTGGCGGCTGGGCCAGCGTGATCGACCGCATGGCCGCCCGCGCCTGGAACCTGGGCGTACGGATGGAGACCCTGTCCCGCGTCGACACACTCCCCAAGGACACCCCCGTCATCGTCGCCACCTCCCTCGACGCCGCCCGGCGCCTTCTGCGCGACGACACCCTCACCTGGCCCGGCACCCGTACGGTCCTCCTCGACCTCGCCCTGCGGACCCGGCGCGGCGACCCCTTCGTCGTCTCCGACCTGGACGCACCCGGCTGGCTGGAACGCTTCACCGCACAGGACCGCACCCTCGCCCCGGCCGGCGAACAGCTTCTGCAGGGCCAGTTCCCGATCGGCCCGCACGCCTCCCGCGCCGAGGGCATCGCCCGCGCCGAACAACTGCTCGATCTCGCCTTCGACGGCTGGCGCGACCGCGTCACCTGGCGCCGCGAAGCCACCGCCAACGGCCGCACCGGCGCGGTCGACCACCCCGGGACGAGCTGGCGCGACCGGCCCGCGATCCAACGCGGCAACGGTGTCTACCTCGCGGGCGATCAGGTCGCCGCCCCCGGCGTCCTCGCCGAGGTCTCGTTCAACAGCGCGCTGACCGCCGTATCACTGGCGCTGGCACTGGACACCCGACGAAACCACGACCGCCTCGACCCTCCCAACCCCCTTGACCTCAAGCATGCTTGA
- a CDS encoding pentapeptide repeat-containing protein, with protein sequence MARRVVGGVGGAGGTTGSGSGVRAARRPEVRLPVLEPFGGGGLEADGDYDGLEFREIDLAGQDGGGARFMDCALTGCALDETRLHHARLLDSVLTGIRGVGTNLAESTLRDVELVDARLGGVQLHGAVLERVVVRGGKIDYLNLREAKLKDVVFEGCVLVEPDFGGAVLERVEFVDCVLKGADFSAARLSDVDLRRAAELGFARGVDRLAGAVISPVQLLDLAEVFAAELGVRVE encoded by the coding sequence ATGGCGAGGCGAGTGGTGGGTGGCGTGGGCGGAGCGGGTGGTACGACGGGTTCCGGGTCCGGGGTGAGGGCGGCTCGGCGGCCGGAGGTGCGGTTGCCGGTGCTGGAGCCGTTCGGTGGCGGGGGGTTGGAGGCGGACGGGGACTACGACGGGCTGGAGTTCCGGGAGATCGACCTCGCCGGGCAGGACGGCGGGGGTGCCCGGTTCATGGACTGCGCGCTGACGGGGTGTGCGCTGGACGAGACACGGCTGCACCACGCCCGGCTGCTGGACTCGGTCCTCACGGGCATACGGGGGGTCGGCACGAACCTCGCCGAGTCGACGCTGCGTGATGTGGAGCTGGTCGATGCCCGGCTGGGCGGGGTGCAGTTGCACGGGGCTGTGCTGGAGCGGGTGGTGGTGCGTGGCGGGAAGATCGACTATCTGAACCTGCGCGAGGCGAAGCTGAAGGACGTCGTCTTCGAGGGGTGCGTGCTGGTGGAGCCGGACTTCGGGGGCGCGGTGCTGGAGCGGGTGGAGTTCGTGGACTGTGTGCTGAAGGGGGCGGACTTCAGCGCCGCGCGGCTGAGCGATGTGGATTTGCGGCGGGCCGCTGAGCTGGGGTTCGCGCGGGGGGTGGACCGGTTGGCGGGGGCGGTGATCAGTCCGGTGCAGCTGCTCGATCTGGCGGAGGTGTTCGCGGCGGAGTTGGGGGTGCGGGTGGAGTAG
- a CDS encoding SgcJ/EcaC family oxidoreductase, giving the protein MTTHNGSPTIGANGSSDPADDAIRALWETMARGWAAGDATLFAASFATDCDFTTVRGDKPPGRAGIEAGHDRLFRTQYAGTRLDARVTAVRHLRPGLATVEAESTVRAADGTALASTHALAVVERTGTHDGPDLWQVVAFHNMIPATAPAGSAAPEPAKAAPVASEPAKAPTETGRPKMRHLAIVARDPERLAEFYSSVFSMELFHRDPDGSCFLSDGHLSLALIKHRLDGDTPVGMNHFGFHIADTAATSAALIEKGADKPAERFTDRPFAEYRAMDPEGNWFDLSEHGFGGPRTPGDS; this is encoded by the coding sequence ATGACGACACACAACGGCAGTCCCACCATCGGCGCCAACGGCAGCAGCGACCCCGCCGACGACGCGATCCGCGCCCTGTGGGAGACCATGGCCCGCGGCTGGGCGGCAGGCGACGCCACGCTGTTCGCCGCGAGCTTCGCGACGGACTGCGACTTCACGACCGTACGAGGCGACAAGCCGCCGGGCCGCGCGGGCATCGAGGCCGGCCACGACCGCCTCTTCCGCACCCAGTACGCCGGCACCCGCCTCGACGCCCGGGTGACGGCCGTACGACACCTGCGCCCGGGCCTCGCCACGGTCGAGGCGGAGTCGACGGTCCGCGCCGCCGACGGCACGGCCCTGGCCTCGACCCACGCCCTGGCCGTCGTCGAACGGACGGGGACACACGACGGCCCCGACCTCTGGCAGGTCGTCGCCTTCCACAACATGATCCCGGCCACCGCGCCCGCCGGATCCGCCGCACCCGAGCCCGCCAAGGCGGCCCCCGTCGCCTCCGAACCGGCGAAGGCCCCCACCGAGACCGGCCGCCCGAAGATGCGGCACCTCGCCATCGTGGCCCGGGACCCTGAGCGGCTGGCCGAGTTCTACAGCTCCGTCTTCTCGATGGAGCTGTTCCACCGTGACCCCGACGGCAGTTGCTTCCTCTCCGACGGCCACCTCTCCCTCGCCCTCATCAAGCACCGGCTCGACGGCGACACCCCGGTCGGCATGAACCACTTCGGCTTCCACATCGCCGACACGGCGGCCACCTCGGCGGCACTGATCGAGAAGGGCGCGGACAAACCGGCAGAGCGCTTCACCGACCGTCCCTTCGCCGAGTACCGCGCGATGGACCCGGAGGGCAACTGGTTCGACCTCTCGGAACACGGATTCGGCGGGCCGCGCACGCCGGGAGACTCCTGA
- a CDS encoding TerD family protein, whose protein sequence is MAVSLSKGGNVSLTKEAPGLTAVTVGLGWDVRSTTGTDFDLDASAIAVNATGKVFSDGHFVFFNNKQTPDGTIVHTGDNRTGEGAGDDEAIKVNLAGLPADIDKIVFPVSIYDAENRSQNFGQVRNAYIRILNEAGGAEIARYDLSEDAATETAMVFGELYRNGAEWKFRAVGQGYASGLVGIAQDFGVSV, encoded by the coding sequence ATGGCTGTAAGCCTGTCCAAGGGTGGCAACGTCTCGCTCACCAAGGAGGCTCCGGGCCTGACCGCCGTCACCGTGGGCCTCGGCTGGGACGTCCGCAGCACCACCGGCACGGACTTCGACCTCGACGCCTCGGCGATCGCGGTCAACGCGACGGGCAAGGTCTTCTCGGACGGCCACTTCGTCTTCTTCAACAACAAGCAGACCCCGGACGGCACGATCGTCCACACCGGCGACAACCGCACGGGCGAGGGCGCGGGCGACGACGAGGCGATCAAGGTCAACCTCGCCGGCCTCCCGGCCGACATCGACAAGATCGTCTTCCCGGTCTCGATCTACGACGCGGAGAACCGCTCGCAGAACTTCGGCCAGGTCCGCAACGCCTACATCCGCATCCTGAACGAGGCCGGCGGCGCCGAGATCGCCCGCTACGACCTGTCGGAGGACGCGGCGACGGAGACGGCGATGGTCTTCGGCGAGCTGTACCGCAACGGCGCGGAGTGGAAGTTCCGCGCGGTCGGCCAGGGCTACGCCTCGGGCCTCGTGGGCATCGCCCAGGACTTCGGCGTCAGCGTCTGA
- the arfB gene encoding alternative ribosome rescue aminoacyl-tRNA hydrolase ArfB, protein MVGMSGPYLIRGSVSLPEAELMWRFSRSGGPGGQHVNTSDSKVELSFDLANTEVLPEVWKQRALERLAGRLVDGVVTVRSSEHRSQWRNRETAAVRLAALLAEATAPPPKPRTPTRIPRGINERRLRQKKARADVKRGRTGRDWG, encoded by the coding sequence ATGGTGGGCATGTCCGGTCCCTACCTCATCCGTGGCTCCGTCTCGCTCCCCGAGGCCGAGCTCATGTGGCGTTTCTCGCGGTCCGGCGGGCCGGGCGGGCAGCACGTCAACACCAGTGACTCGAAGGTGGAGCTGAGCTTCGACCTCGCGAACACCGAGGTGCTGCCCGAGGTCTGGAAGCAGCGCGCGCTGGAGCGTCTCGCCGGCCGGCTCGTCGACGGAGTCGTCACCGTCCGCTCCTCCGAGCACCGCTCGCAGTGGCGCAACCGTGAGACGGCCGCCGTACGTCTGGCCGCCCTCCTCGCGGAGGCCACCGCACCGCCGCCCAAGCCCCGTACCCCGACCCGAATCCCGCGCGGAATCAACGAACGCCGGTTGCGGCAGAAGAAGGCACGCGCGGATGTGAAGCGGGGCCGTACGGGACGGGACTGGGGTTAG
- a CDS encoding GNAT family N-acetyltransferase yields MTNDTLRLERISSDNFDAAVAVRVRPDQEHAVDPVVKSLAEAYIHPRTAWPRLILDGERPVGFLMAFFDIAWDGTGADLRSGLWRLNIAADEQGKGYGRFAVESVAAEIRRRGGTDLYVTWHPGPTGPEPFYLGLGFSPTGETSGGQTVGVLKPT; encoded by the coding sequence ATGACGAACGACACGCTCCGGCTGGAGCGGATCAGCTCCGACAACTTCGACGCGGCCGTCGCCGTACGGGTCCGCCCGGACCAGGAACACGCGGTCGACCCGGTCGTGAAGTCGCTGGCCGAGGCGTACATCCATCCGCGCACCGCCTGGCCCCGGCTGATCCTCGACGGCGAGCGGCCCGTCGGCTTTCTCATGGCCTTCTTCGACATCGCCTGGGACGGCACCGGCGCCGACCTGCGCTCCGGCCTGTGGCGCCTGAACATCGCGGCCGACGAACAGGGCAAGGGCTACGGCCGCTTCGCCGTCGAGTCCGTCGCCGCCGAGATCCGCCGCCGCGGGGGCACCGACCTCTACGTCACCTGGCACCCCGGTCCGACCGGCCCCGAGCCCTTCTACCTGGGCCTGGGCTTCAGCCCCACCGGAGAGACCAGCGGCGGCCAGACGGTCGGGGTACTGAAACCCACCTAG
- a CDS encoding flavin reductase family protein, whose product MSRLASGVVLVTAQEPSLDPDDPHAPGGEDVGMTATAFLSVSLDPPLVMVSVREGSRMDDLLAEQPLWAVSVLSDNQRHIAGRFAMKNRISDRLLFEDLPVVRGEASGAPLLGGALATLECRTEQLVTAGDHTLVIGRVLTATAPNADAGPLAYFRGRYRQLG is encoded by the coding sequence ATGTCCCGCCTGGCCTCGGGAGTGGTCCTGGTGACCGCGCAGGAGCCATCCCTCGACCCGGACGACCCGCACGCACCCGGCGGTGAGGACGTCGGCATGACGGCGACCGCCTTCCTGTCGGTCTCCCTGGACCCGCCCCTGGTCATGGTCAGCGTGCGCGAGGGCTCCCGGATGGACGACCTGCTCGCCGAGCAGCCCCTGTGGGCGGTCTCCGTCCTCTCCGACAACCAGCGGCACATCGCGGGCCGGTTCGCGATGAAGAACCGCATCAGCGACCGCCTCCTCTTCGAGGACCTCCCGGTCGTCCGGGGCGAGGCGTCCGGCGCCCCGCTGCTGGGCGGCGCCCTGGCGACCCTGGAGTGCCGGACGGAACAGCTGGTGACGGCCGGCGACCACACCCTGGTGATCGGCCGCGTCCTGACGGCTACCGCACCGAACGCGGACGCCGGCCCCCTGGCGTACTTCCGCGGCCGCTACCGACAGCTGGGCTGA